Proteins encoded together in one Camelina sativa cultivar DH55 chromosome 9, Cs, whole genome shotgun sequence window:
- the LOC104713853 gene encoding probable myosin-binding protein 5 — translation MVGRSCSLDTRGLESTDLRIAFYEMKEDVERLEGELDAEREATASSVSEAMSMIRRLQGEKAMLAMEASQYKRMVEERMSLAEFSMELLEDLNYEKDVEIKNLECELHAYRCKLTSLGCNGTDEDWVRFCDRSQTPSSESISTVPVEKGVIEQSLDSRRDKEKDNDLYWEGIKKLDEQLKELKGFRDSLREQCNTLKQEAETKNGEKGLLCKPDLLVKKMSKKSSKQRRDRSIKRDHARGSCSANDSEYQAELQRLKERIELLERERCNTEPAQAIVVKQENMNLQRKSEEELRSAMFGYDSATVSVQEAMLYFWL, via the exons ATGGTAGGAAGAAGCTGCAGCTTAGATACGCGTGGACTTGAGTCCACGGATCTTAGAATAGCTTTTTATGAAATGAAAGAAGATGTAGAGAGGCTAGAGGGAGAGTTGGATGCTGAAAGAGAAGCTACTGCTTCGTCAGTGAGCGAAGCCATGTCCATGATACGTAGGCTTCAAGGCGAGAAGGCGATGCTTGCTATGGAAGCTAGCCAGTACAAGAGAATGGTTGAGGAGCGAATGTCTCTCGCTGAGTTCTCGATGGAGCTTTTGGAGGATCTGAATTACGAGAAAGATGTTGAAATCAAGAATCTTGAGTGTGAATTACATGCCTACAGGTGTAAGCTTACGAGCTTGGGATGTAACGGAACTGATGAGGATTGGGTGAGATTTTGCGATAGGTCTCAAACGCCGTCTTCTGAATCGATTAGTACAGTTCCTGTGGAGAAGGGAGTTATAGAGCAGAGCTTGGATTCAAGAAGGGATAAGGAGAAGGATAACGATTTGTATTGGGAGGGGATCAAGAAGCTGGACGAGCAATTGAAAGAGCTTAAGGGTTTTCGAGATTCTTTAAGAGAACAGTGCAATACTTTGAAGCAGGAGGCTGAAACTAAGAATGGAGAAAAGGGTTTGTTGTGTAAACCTGATTTGTTGGTGAAAAAGATGTCCAAAAAGTcatcaaaacagagaagagacaGAAGCATCAAAAGAGATCATGCGCGGGGGAGTTGTTCTGCAAacgattcagagtatcaggccGAGTTGCAAAGGTTGAAAGAGAGAATAGAGCTGCTTGAGCGGGAAAGATGCAACACAGAGCCAGCTCAAGCTATTGTAGTAAAGCAAGAAAATATGAATCTGCAGagaaaatcagaagaagagtTAAGATCTGCAATGTTTGGTTATGACTCAGCTACTGTTTCTGTTCAAGAG GCTATGCTTTACTTCTGGCTATAA
- the LOC104713854 gene encoding heptahelical transmembrane protein 3-like isoform X1, with protein MKKRRAARKSPTMVEVTDCTGLDSGEETRIVRRLMKFEDLPEYLKDNEFIHNHYRCQWSLKDTFLSAFSWHNETLNIWTHLIGFAIFLWMTVVSCLVTTELSLAGVFNGMSGARICLSSNQTLLLHQDSNVTQHISGLKTQGEPIPKWPWLVYLAGSMGCLICSSVSHLLACHSKRFNLFFWRLDYAGISLMIVASFFAPIYYAFSCHHNFRLLYLSSISVLGLLAIITLLSPALSSPRFRAFRANLFLAMGSSAVIPAAHVLCLYWDHPNVFVALGYEIATGLSYALGAAFYVSRVPERWKPGAFDMAGHSHQIFHVFVVFGALAHCVTTLFIIDFVRASPSCEV; from the exons ATGAAGAAACGAAGAGCGGCGAGGAAATCTCCAACGATGGTGGAGGTCACCGATTGTACAGGTTTAGATTCCGGGGAAGAGACGAGAATCGTGAGGAGGTTGATGAAGTTCGAAGACTTGCCTGAGTATTTGAAGGACAACGAGTTTATACACAACCATTATCGTTGCCAATGGTCTCTCAAAGATACGTTCCTCAGTGCTTTCTCTTGGCACAACGAGACTCTCAACATCTGGAC GCACTTAATTGGATTTGCGATATTTTTGTGGATGACGGTGGTGAGTTGCTTGGTGACGACGGAGCTTAGCCTCGCCGGAGTTTTCAACGGCATGTCCGG AGCGAGGATTTGCCTCTCAAGCAATCAGACTCTGCTTCTTCAC CAGGATTCGAACGTGACACAACACATATCAGGTCTTAAAACTCAAGGAGAACCTATTCCAAAATGGCCATGGCTCGTGTACTTAGCCGGATCAATGGGTTGCTTAATCTGCAGCTCTGTTTCACACCTCCTCGCTTGCCACTCAAAACGTTTCAACCTCTTCTTTTGGCGTTTGGACTACGCAGGAATCTCACTTATGATCGTCGCTTCTTTCTTTGCACCAATCTACTACGCTTTCTCCTGCCACCATAACTTCCGTTTACTCTACTTGTCCTCGATCTCAGTCCTCGGTCTCCTCGCTATCATTACTCTCCTCTCTCCAGCTCTCTCATCGCCGCGTTTCAGAGCTTTCAGAGCAAATCTTTTCCTAGCAATGGGATCATCTGCCGTGATACCTGCTGCTCATGTGCTTTGCCTTTACTGGGATCACCCTAACGTGTTCGTCGCCCTAGGTTACGAGATTGCTACGGGCTTGTCGTATGCTTTGGGAGCAGCGTTTTATGTTAGCCGTGTGCCTGAGAGATGGAAGCCTGGAGCGTTTGATATGGCAGGACATAGCCATCAGATATTCCATGTGTTTGTAGTTTTTGGTGCTCTTGCTCATTGTGTGACCACTCTTTTCATCATTGATTTTGTACGGGCTTCCCCTTCTTGTGAGGTTTAG
- the LOC104713854 gene encoding heptahelical transmembrane protein 3-like isoform X2 has protein sequence MKKRRAARKSPTMVEVTDCTGLDSGEETRIVRRLMKFEDLPEYLKDNEFIHNHYRCQWSLKDTFLSAFSWHNETLNIWTHLIGFAIFLWMTVVSCLVTTELSLAGVFNGMSGARICLSSNQTLLLHDSNVTQHISGLKTQGEPIPKWPWLVYLAGSMGCLICSSVSHLLACHSKRFNLFFWRLDYAGISLMIVASFFAPIYYAFSCHHNFRLLYLSSISVLGLLAIITLLSPALSSPRFRAFRANLFLAMGSSAVIPAAHVLCLYWDHPNVFVALGYEIATGLSYALGAAFYVSRVPERWKPGAFDMAGHSHQIFHVFVVFGALAHCVTTLFIIDFVRASPSCEV, from the exons ATGAAGAAACGAAGAGCGGCGAGGAAATCTCCAACGATGGTGGAGGTCACCGATTGTACAGGTTTAGATTCCGGGGAAGAGACGAGAATCGTGAGGAGGTTGATGAAGTTCGAAGACTTGCCTGAGTATTTGAAGGACAACGAGTTTATACACAACCATTATCGTTGCCAATGGTCTCTCAAAGATACGTTCCTCAGTGCTTTCTCTTGGCACAACGAGACTCTCAACATCTGGAC GCACTTAATTGGATTTGCGATATTTTTGTGGATGACGGTGGTGAGTTGCTTGGTGACGACGGAGCTTAGCCTCGCCGGAGTTTTCAACGGCATGTCCGG AGCGAGGATTTGCCTCTCAAGCAATCAGACTCTGCTTCTTCAC GATTCGAACGTGACACAACACATATCAGGTCTTAAAACTCAAGGAGAACCTATTCCAAAATGGCCATGGCTCGTGTACTTAGCCGGATCAATGGGTTGCTTAATCTGCAGCTCTGTTTCACACCTCCTCGCTTGCCACTCAAAACGTTTCAACCTCTTCTTTTGGCGTTTGGACTACGCAGGAATCTCACTTATGATCGTCGCTTCTTTCTTTGCACCAATCTACTACGCTTTCTCCTGCCACCATAACTTCCGTTTACTCTACTTGTCCTCGATCTCAGTCCTCGGTCTCCTCGCTATCATTACTCTCCTCTCTCCAGCTCTCTCATCGCCGCGTTTCAGAGCTTTCAGAGCAAATCTTTTCCTAGCAATGGGATCATCTGCCGTGATACCTGCTGCTCATGTGCTTTGCCTTTACTGGGATCACCCTAACGTGTTCGTCGCCCTAGGTTACGAGATTGCTACGGGCTTGTCGTATGCTTTGGGAGCAGCGTTTTATGTTAGCCGTGTGCCTGAGAGATGGAAGCCTGGAGCGTTTGATATGGCAGGACATAGCCATCAGATATTCCATGTGTTTGTAGTTTTTGGTGCTCTTGCTCATTGTGTGACCACTCTTTTCATCATTGATTTTGTACGGGCTTCCCCTTCTTGTGAGGTTTAG
- the LOC104713856 gene encoding receptor like protein 30-like, which yields MIPSQYYSFSGIVVTLYFFFLASCVLQILASPTPHYCRNDQRDALLEFKQEFPGRNMNSSSYNDMSSWNKKSDCCYWGAVVCDAKSGQVISLDLSKVALNNSLKPNSGLFKLLYLQRLYLLNCNLYGEIPSSFGNLSHLMELDLSINNLDGQVPSSIANLTQLRYLRLLENNLSGKFSVSLANLTNLVQLEIGNNYFEPELLPDMSRFHNLAIFWGGNFFGPFPTSLFTIPSLQWVDLGENNFTGPISFGNMSLSSSRLMFLSLEDNKLDGPIPKSMSKFLNLEQLDLRNNSFSGPFPTFLLTIPSLTIVNLAQNHFKGPIDFEKTSSSSSLGVLNIADNKFDGQIPESISKFHKLGELDVSNNKLEGNVPGCLLSLASLKLSHNSFTSVGKSSSQVSEQAEMRELRLDSNSFRGPFPYWICEMRSLEFLDMSNNSFSGSIPPCFRDITKFLEVLNLRNNNFSGNLPDVFVSATKLILLDVSRNRLVGKLPKSLINCIAMEFLNVEGNKFKDKFPSWLSSLLSLKVLILRSNQFYHPHVSVGFQRLKVIDVSHNDLTGTFPDFYFSDWFGMCQTTTLLNLENDVIYMEYLIDMNNYEAFVMNSRTYSSSMEMVYKGVDTKFEKIRKDFRAIDFSRNRFYGNIPESIGLLKGLRFLNLSSNAFTSNIPHSLANLTNLEALDVSHNQLSGQIPQDLGELSFLSTMNFAHNNLEGPIPRGTQFQRQNCSSFMDNPKLYGLDDDICRKTHVPNPAPQKSEEEQMISWIALAIAYGPGVFCGLVIGHIFISHKHEWFMERFRRNNPRVVIRSAR from the coding sequence atgattccAAGCCAATATTATTCCTTTTCTGGTATTGTTGTCACcttgtatttctttttcttggcttCATGTGTTCTACAAATTCTTGCGTCTCCTACTCCACACTATTGCCGCAACGATCAGAGGGATGCTCTTCTGGAGTTCAAACAAGAGTTTCCGGGAAGAAATATGAACTCCTCGAGTTATAATGATATGAGCTCATGGAACAAGAAAAGTGATTGCTGTTATTGGGGGGCTGTCGTATGCGATGCTAAATCTGGCCAGGTTATTTCACTTGATCTTAGTAAAGTCGCTCTTAACAACTCTTTGAAACCAAATAGTGGTCTTTTCAAACTCCTATATCTTCAAAGGCTATACCTTTTAAATTGCAATCTCTATGGAGAGATTCCTTCTTCGTTTGGGAATCTTTCGCATCTCATGGAGCTTGACCTTTCGATTAATAACTTAGATGGTCAAGTTCCATCTTCAATCGCAAACTTAACCCAACTAAGGTACTTGAGACTTTTGGAAAACAACTTAAGTGGGAAATTTTCTGTCTCATTAGCCAATTTAACGAATTTAGTCCAACTCGAGATCGGTAATAATTACTTTGAACCCGAGCTTCTACCCGACATGAGTCGATTCCACAACTTGGCCATATTTTGGGGTGGAAACTTTTTTGGGCCTTTTCCTACGTCTTTGTTCACCATTCCTTCCTTGCAATGGGTTGATTTGGGGGAAAATAACTTTACAGGACCTATAAGTTTTGGGAATAtgtctttatcttcttctaggCTTATGTTTCTAAGCCTAGAAGATAACAAACTTGATGGCCCGATCCCTAAATCCATGTCCAAATTTCTCAATCTCGAACAATTAGATCTTAGGAACAACTCATTCTCCGGACCTTTCCCTACATTCTTGCTCACGATTCCTTCGTTAACAATTGTTAATTTGGCGCAAAACCACTTCAAGGGACCTATAGATTTTGAGAAAACATCGTCATCGTCTAGCCTTGGTGTTCTAAACATTGCTGATAACAAATTCGATGGCCAAATCCCTGAATCAATATCTAAATTTCACAAACTCGGAGAATTAGATGTTTCCAACAACAAGTTGGAAGGCAATGTACCAGGTTGCTTATTGAGTTTGGCATCGCTGAAACTTTCTCACAACTCTTTTACCAGTGTTggaaaatcatcatcacaagtTTCGGAACAAGCAGAAATGCGTGAGTTGCGTCTTGATTCGAATTCATTCCGAGGACCATTTCCTTATTGGATATGCGAGATGAGATCGCTAGAGTTCTTAGATATGTCCAACAACAGCTTCAGTGGCTCGATTCCTCCATGTTTTAGGGACATTACTAAATTTCTTGAAGTGCTTAATCTGCGAAACAACAATTTCAGTGGGAATCTTCCAGATGTGTTTGTCAGTGCTACCAAATTAATCCTACTTGATGTTAGCCGCAACCGGTTGGTAGGAAAACTCCCAAAATCATTGATCAATTGCATAGCGATGGAGTTTTTGAATGTGgaaggaaacaaattcaaggaCAAGTTTCCATCTTGGTTGAGTTCTCTGCTAAGTTTAAAGGTTCTCATCCTCAGATCAAACCAATTCTATCACCCCCACGTCTCCGTTGGGTTTCAACGTTTAAAAGTCATCGATGTATCACATAACGACTTAACTGGAACTTTCCCagatttctatttttctgaTTGGTTCGGAATGTGTCAAACGACTACATTATTAAACCTAGAAAATGATGTTATATATATGGAATATCTCATCGACATGAATAATTACGAAGCTTTCGTGATGAATTCTCGTACTTACAGTAGTTCTATGGAAATGGTGTACAAAGGTGTAGATACAAAATTTGAGAAGATCCGAAAAGACTTCAGAGCCATTGATTTTTCAAGAAACAGGTTTTATGGAAATATCCCTGAATCCATTGGCTTGTTGAAGGGTTTACGTTTTCTCAACTTGTCGAGTAATGCTTTCACAAGCAATATACCTCACTCATTGGCAAATTTGACAAATCTTGAGGCATTAGATGTATCCCATAATCAGCTGTCAGGTCAGATTCCCCAAGATCTTGGTGAGCTCTCCTTTTTGTCAACCATGAACTTCGCCCACAACAATCTTGAAGGTCCAATACCACGAGGCACACAGTTTCAAAGACAAAATTGTTCTTCATTCATGGACAACCCCAAACTTTACGGTCTTGATGATGATATCTGCAGAAAAACTCATGTCCCAAATCCTGCACCacaaaaatcagaagaagaacaaatgaTTAGCTGGATAGCGTTGGCAATAGCGTATGGACCTGGTGTTTTCTGCGGATTGGTGATTGGACATATCTTCATTTCACACAAGCATGAGTGGTTCATGGAAAGGTTTCGTAGAAACAATCCCAGAGTTGTCATCAGAAGCGCTCGTTGA
- the LOC104713858 gene encoding BAHD acyltransferase At5g47980-like, whose protein sequence is MTMELRLETTGREVIKPSSPAPIDHLQLSVFDLSFPVVYVPVTFFYESPTGESPEIISNRLKTSLSETLSRFYPLAGRIEGISINCNDEGVLFTEARTDVILSDFLRNFNTDSFEDFFPKIEEGESAGTWPLMRVKVSFFGSGSGFAVNIGISHMICDAASLLNFVQGWAATANDVAVTTPPFAGVTIYPPPHTYSSKDDVSVGGDKYVTNRFVFESSKIAELKRKAVSKSVPVPTRVEAITSLIWRCARNASHSNSAAPKSTLMIQAMDLRMRIPSDVLSQDAMGNLQSIFFLKKEADSAMEIGELVADFRKAKQGFNEMIEDNLQGYNSATSTITTNTLGYYLLDVMGAFTSESKMDVDLYPMSSWCKKPFYEVDLGWGVPVWMGPVMYTNPIKKSGVLMMDSKDGKDVEAWITLSEQDTQVFVRDQDLLTYAVLNPPVLI, encoded by the coding sequence ATGACAATGGAATTGAGGCTAGAAACGACAGGGAGAGAAGTGATCAAGCCTTCTTCACCTGCACCTATTGATCACCTTCAGCTATCCGTGTTCGATCTCAGCTTTCCTGTTGTTTACGTGCCAGTGACATTCTTCTATGAATCCCCCACGGGAGAGTCGCCAGAGATCATATCCAACAGGCTGAAAACCTCTTTGTCCGAGACTCTGTCTCGTTTCTATCCTCTAGCTGGACGAATAGAAGGCATTTCCATCAACTGCAACGACGAAGGAGTACTGTTTACGGAGGCGCGCACTGATGTCATCCTCTCAGATTTCCTCAGAAACTTCAATACCGACTCTTTCGAAGACTTCTTCCCCAAAATCGAGGAGGGAGAATCTGCAGGGACGTGGCCGTTGATGAGAGTCAAGGTCAGCTTCTTTGGTTCAGGATCAGGATTTGCGGTCAATATTGGCATCTCTCACATGATCTGTGATGCAGCCTCATTGCTGAACTTCGTCCAAGGCTGGGCCGCTACGGCAAATGATGTGGCCGTGACTACTCCTCCATTTGCAGGAGTTACCATTTACCCTCCTCCCCATACCTATTCTTCTAAAGATGACGTTTCCGTGGGTGGAGACAAGTATGTAACCAACAGATTCGTCTTCGAATCCTCTAAGATTGCTGAGCTAAAACGCAAGGCCGTTAGCAAAAGCGTCCCGGTACCTACACGTGTGGAAGCCATCACATCGCTTATATGGAGATGTGCAAGAAATGCTTCACACTCTAACTCGGCCGCTCCAAAGTCAACGCTAATGATTCAAGCCATGGACTTGCGGATGAGGATCCCTTCTGATGTTTTGTCACAGGACGCCATGGGAAACCTTCAATCCATATTTTTTCTGAAGAAAGAGGCTGATAGCGCAATGGAAATTGGCGAACTCGTTGCAGATTTTAGAAAGGCCAAACAAGGTTTCAATGAGATGATCGAAGATAATCTCCAAGGCTACAATTCTGCTACCAGTACTATTACCACAAACACACTTGGTTACTACTTGTTGGATGTGATGGGAGCTTTCACGTCAGAGTCAAAAATGGACGTAGACTTATACCCAATGTCTAGCTGGTGCAAAAAGCCCTTCTACGAGGTTGATCTCGGATGGGGAGTTCCGGTATGGATGGGACCTGTTATGTATACCAACCCCATCAAAAAATCAGGTGTGCTCATGATGGATTCAAAGGACGGTAAAGATGTAGAAGCGTGGATCACCTTATCCGAGCAAGACACGCAGGTGTTTGTCCGTGATCAAGACTTGCTTACTTATGCTGTCCTAAATCCTCCAGTCCTGATCTAA